The nucleotide window ATCTACGGCGAGCGCCGACTGCTGAAAGACGGCCTGCTGCCCGCCGCCCTGGTGCAAGGCCATCCGGACTACCTGCGCGCCATGCACGGGGTGCCGGTGGTGGGCGGCACGCATCTGCACGTGGTCGCGTTCGATCTGGCGCGCGGCCCGCAAGGGCACTGGTGGGTGGTGTCGCAGCGCACCCAGGCGCCATCCGGCCTGGGCTACCTGCTGGAAAACCGCTCGGCGGTGTCGACGCAGTTTGCCGACGCGTTCGAGGGCATGAACGTGCGCCGCTTGGCCGCCACCTACCGCACCTTCATCAAGGGCCTGAAAGCCGCCTGCCCGGGCGGCGGCGACACGCATATCGCGCTGCTGACGCCCGGGCCGTACAACGAAACCTATTTCGAGCATTCGTATCTGGCCCGTTACCTGGGGCTGACGCTGGTGGAAGGCGGCGACCTGACGGTGCGCGGGCGCCGCCTGTATCTGAAAACGCTGCACGGCCTGAGGCCCGTGCACGGCCTGGTCAAGCGGGTGGACGACGCCTTTCTCGACCCGCTGGAGACGCGCCCCGAATCGCGCCTGGGCGTGCCCGGACTGCTGGAGGCGGTGCGCGCCGGCAACTTGCTGGTGGCCAACGCGCCGGGTGCGGGATTTCTTGAGTCGAGTGCGCTGCTCGGCTTTCTGCCCGCGCTGGCGCGCCGCCTGCTGGGCGAAGAGCTGAAGCTGCCGGCCCTGCACACCTGGTGGTGCGGCGAACCGGCCGCCATGCGCGAGGTGCTGCCCGAGCTGGCACGCTGCGTCATCAAGCCGACCTATCCGTGGTCGACCAGCCGAGGCACCTTCAACGCTGGCGTCGGCCCGCTGATGGATCCCGAGGTGCTGGCGTCATGGGCCGGCGCTATCCAGCGCGTGCCCGAAGAGCACACCGTGCAGGCCTACATGTCGCCCGCGCAGATGCCGACCTGGGGCTCGCGCGGCGGGCGCACCGGCATCGTGCCGCGCGCGGCCATGCTGCGCGTGTTCGCCCTGTCCGATGGCGCCGGATCGTGGCAAGTGCTGCCCGGCGGCATGACGCGCCTGGTCAACGAAAGCGCAGGCCTGGCCACCATGGCGCTGGGCGGCAGCAGCGCCGACACCTGGGTGCTAGGCGAGCAGGCACCGCCGGACGAACCCGAGTTCGACCACTCCACCCTGGCCGCCTTTACCGCCGCCGATGTCGAACTGGTGCAGCGCGAACGCCTGGTCACCAGCCGCGCGGCCGAAAACCTGTTCTGGCTTGGCCGCTACACCGAGCGCGCCGAAAACGCCACGCGCCTGGCCCGCATCGTGCTGCAGTCGCTGCACGGCGAGGAGGAGCCTTCCATCGGCCACCTGATGTGGATCGGCCAGCTGGCGGAATCCGCCGGGCTGGTGCCGGCCGACTGCCCGTCTCCGCTGGACGACCGCGTCGAATTCGAGCACCAGCTCATCGGCGCGCTGGGCGACACCGACGGCACGCCCAGCGTCGGCTACACGCTGCGCAGCCTGCGCCAGGCCGCGTCCGCCCTGCGCGAGCGCCTGTCGCCCGAGCACTGGGGCTTCATCAAGGACGCGGAAGAAAAATTTCTGCAAGAAGCGCGCCGCCTGCGCGAGGAAGGCGGCCACGGCGCCGACGCCCTGCAACTGCTGGCGACCGTCTCGCGCGCGCTGTCGGCCATCACCGGCGCGCAGCACGACCGCATGTGGCGCGACGACGGCTGGCGCCTGATGACGGCCGGGCGCCAGATCGAGCGCCTGACCTACCTGTCCGACGCGCTCTCGCGCGGCTTCTACACCAACGCCGTGCACGACGCGGCCGGTTACGGCGTGGTGCTGGATCTGTTCGACTCCACCATATCCTTCCACGCGCGCTACCAGCGCAGCCGCGCCATCGCGGCGCTGATCGAGCACGTGGTGCTCAACTTTCAAAACCCACGCTCGCTCGGCTGGGTGGTTCAGCAACTCATCGGACGCCTGTCGCGCCTGCACGAGCGCGAACCTGGCCCGCTCGAAGACCTGTCGCGGCGTTTGCAGCCGCCCGCCGCCAGCGACCTGACACGGCTTTGCCAGTCGGACCACATCGGCGACTTCATCCCCCTGCAAGAACTGCTGGCCCACTTCATGCAAGTGGGGTCGCAGCTGTCCACCGACATCAGCCTGCGGCACTTCACGCACACGGGCGAGATCCGGCGCTCGACGGGGGTGTGAGATGAGACACCCCCTGAGTCGCCTGCGGCGCCTTCCCCCTCTCCTGCGGGAGGGGGACGCACCCAATGTCCAGGGAAACCCCGGCCATGGGTGCCCGTGCGCGGCCTGCTCCGCGGCCATCGGTCCCTTTGGGCGCCATGCGCCGCCACTGGCGCGCGGCGCGATGGAGCACTGACATGCGCCTGCGCATCACCCACGACACCCGTTACGAGTACGAGCCCTCGGTGCAGACCGCGCTGCACGTGGCGCACCTGGTGCCCCCGCCCACGCGCTGCCAGGATCGCACCGAGTCGCGGCTGGAAATCGACCCGGCGCCCGCCACGCTGACCGAAACGCTGGACATCTACCGCAACGTGCGCGCCTTCTTCGAGGTCGATGCCGCCCACGACCACCTGCACGTGCGCGCCACCAGCCTGGTCACCACCTGGGCGCCCGAGGCGGTCGACAGCCGTCTGGCTTGGGATGCGGTGCAAGACGCCTTCATCTACCGCCGCGGCGCCGATTGGCACCCAGCGGCCGAATTCATCTACCCCTCGGTTCACGTGCACCCGAGCGCGTTGTTCGCCGACTACGCGCGGCCCTCGTTCCCGCCCGGCCGCCCACTGCTCGACGCCGCGCGCGAGCTGATGCAGCGCGTGCACACCGAATTCACCTACGCCGCCGACGCCACCGAAATCAACACCCCCGCCGCCGTCGCCCTGGAGCGGCGCATGGGCGTGTGCCAGGATTTCAGCCACGTCATGCTGGCCTGCCTGCGCTCGCTCGGCCTGCCGGCGCGCTATGTATCGGGCTACCTGCTCACGCAGCCGCCACCCGGCAGGCCGCGTCTGGTGGGCAGCGATGCATCGCACGCGTGGGTGTCGGTGTTTCTGCCCGACATCGCCGCGCGCGCCGGCGGCCACGGCTGGTACGACCTGGACCCGACCAACTGCCGCGACGGCTGGGGCTCGCCCGGCGAGGATTTCGTGCGCCTGGCCGTGGGGCGCGACTACGCCGACATTTCCCCCATGCGCGGCGTGCTGCTCGGATCCGGCAAACACGCGCTGCATGTGGGCGTCACCGTCGAACCGTTCGAGCACGCCTCGTTGGCCGGCGCGCCGCCCGTGTGACGCTCTTTTTTTTTTGTCGTTCAACCTCTGGAGACTTCATGACACCGCAAGCAAAACTGCAGCAACTCGGCATCACCCTGCCGCCGGTCAGCGCACCGGCCGCCGCCTACGTACCGTTCGTGCGTACCGGCAACCTGGTCTTTCTGTCGGGCCACATCGCGCGCAAGGACGGCAAGCCCTGGGTGGGTCAGCTGGGCAAGCAGATCACCACCGAGGAAGGAAAGCAGGCCGCGCGCGCCGTCGCCATCGACTTGATGGGCACGCTGCAGGCCGCGGTGGGCGACCTGGGCCAGGTCAAGCGCATCGTCAAGGTGATGAGCCTGGTCAACTCGACACCCGATTTCACCGAGCAGCATCTGGTCACCAATGGCTGCTCGGAGCTGCTGGGCGAGGTGTTCGGCGACAAGGGCACGCACGCCCGCAGCGCGTTCGGCGTGGCGCAGATTCCGCTCGGCGCGTGTGTCGAGATCGAGCTGATCGCCGAAGTGGCGTGACGCGTTTTACTCTTGATTTGATAGCTGCTCGCGCTTGACTGGAAAGCGCTGGAGCCGGTTTTTATTTGAAAACCAAAAGCCGGACGCAGAGGACGCAAAGGATTCTCAGAGGACGCAAAAGAACAGCCAAAAGAAAATTTTTTGAATCTTTTGCGTCCTCTGCGAAATCTCTGCGTCCTTGTATCTTCCCCCTGAGGTTTCGACCCGGCCCATGCAGCCCGATGCGTCCTTGGGTTGTTGTTATTCAAGCCCGTCGCAGAGCACAGGGCGCATGAGCCGGATCGTCTTCTGATGCAAGCCCGAACGGTTGTAGGAGCATGGAAGTTCGCATGAACAAGGATGGGAGCCCAGAGGATATGTCTGAATCTGTATTCATCGGTATTGACGTGGCCAGCCAAACGCTCGAAGTGGCCAGCAGCGCCCAGGCCAGCACCTGGCAAGTGAGCAACGACAGCGCTGGCATCGAGCAACTGGCCCAGCAGTTGAAGGCCCTTGAGCCCGCTCTGGTGGTGCTTGAAGCCACCGGCGGCTACGAGTTCGAGGCCGCCTGCGCGCTGCAAGCGGCCGGTTTGGCGGTGGCCGTGGTCAATCCACGCCAGGCGCGGGACTTTGCCCGTGCCATGGGCGCGCTGGCCAAGACCGACGCGCTGGATGCACGCGTGCTGGCCGCGTTTGCCCGGGTGCTGCACCAGCACCCCGAGCGCGAGCGCTTCGTCAAGCCGCTGGCCGATGCCCAGCTGCAACGGCTGCAGGCGCTGGTGCTGCGCCGCCGCCAGATCGTGCAGATGCTCACCGCTGAGCGGCAAAGGCTGCGGCTGTCGCACGCAGCGGCGCGCCCGAGCATCGAGC belongs to Ottowia testudinis and includes:
- a CDS encoding circularly permuted type 2 ATP-grasp protein — its product is MNQSEIPVLDAVEPGPLAHAAASSPALGPYDELRGLPSQGGQWPAVLEQLRGSPMAPSWHEFFQYLGPYGWEELDRRAARLARQLRDNGVTYNVYADEANLQRPWPLDLFPLLITASDWQTIEAGVLQRVQVLETVMRDIYGERRLLKDGLLPAALVQGHPDYLRAMHGVPVVGGTHLHVVAFDLARGPQGHWWVVSQRTQAPSGLGYLLENRSAVSTQFADAFEGMNVRRLAATYRTFIKGLKAACPGGGDTHIALLTPGPYNETYFEHSYLARYLGLTLVEGGDLTVRGRRLYLKTLHGLRPVHGLVKRVDDAFLDPLETRPESRLGVPGLLEAVRAGNLLVANAPGAGFLESSALLGFLPALARRLLGEELKLPALHTWWCGEPAAMREVLPELARCVIKPTYPWSTSRGTFNAGVGPLMDPEVLASWAGAIQRVPEEHTVQAYMSPAQMPTWGSRGGRTGIVPRAAMLRVFALSDGAGSWQVLPGGMTRLVNESAGLATMALGGSSADTWVLGEQAPPDEPEFDHSTLAAFTAADVELVQRERLVTSRAAENLFWLGRYTERAENATRLARIVLQSLHGEEEPSIGHLMWIGQLAESAGLVPADCPSPLDDRVEFEHQLIGALGDTDGTPSVGYTLRSLRQAASALRERLSPEHWGFIKDAEEKFLQEARRLREEGGHGADALQLLATVSRALSAITGAQHDRMWRDDGWRLMTAGRQIERLTYLSDALSRGFYTNAVHDAAGYGVVLDLFDSTISFHARYQRSRAIAALIEHVVLNFQNPRSLGWVVQQLIGRLSRLHEREPGPLEDLSRRLQPPAASDLTRLCQSDHIGDFIPLQELLAHFMQVGSQLSTDISLRHFTHTGEIRRSTGV
- a CDS encoding RidA family protein, whose protein sequence is MTPQAKLQQLGITLPPVSAPAAAYVPFVRTGNLVFLSGHIARKDGKPWVGQLGKQITTEEGKQAARAVAIDLMGTLQAAVGDLGQVKRIVKVMSLVNSTPDFTEQHLVTNGCSELLGEVFGDKGTHARSAFGVAQIPLGACVEIELIAEVA
- a CDS encoding transglutaminase family protein, which produces MRLRITHDTRYEYEPSVQTALHVAHLVPPPTRCQDRTESRLEIDPAPATLTETLDIYRNVRAFFEVDAAHDHLHVRATSLVTTWAPEAVDSRLAWDAVQDAFIYRRGADWHPAAEFIYPSVHVHPSALFADYARPSFPPGRPLLDAARELMQRVHTEFTYAADATEINTPAAVALERRMGVCQDFSHVMLACLRSLGLPARYVSGYLLTQPPPGRPRLVGSDASHAWVSVFLPDIAARAGGHGWYDLDPTNCRDGWGSPGEDFVRLAVGRDYADISPMRGVLLGSGKHALHVGVTVEPFEHASLAGAPPV
- a CDS encoding IS110 family transposase, whose protein sequence is MSESVFIGIDVASQTLEVASSAQASTWQVSNDSAGIEQLAQQLKALEPALVVLEATGGYEFEAACALQAAGLAVAVVNPRQARDFARAMGALAKTDALDARVLAAFARVLHQHPERERFVKPLADAQLQRLQALVLRRRQIVQMLTAERQRLRLSHAAARPSIERVIELLKRELGDCDALVAEHVQQQHAELAAALSSVPGVGAATVAVLLAEMPELGTLDRRGVAALAGVAPLNRDSGQMRGRRCIWGGREQVRRTLYMAALVSSRHNPLIKAFYERLLAAGKPKKVALVACMRKLLTMLNAIAKSKQMWNPAMHGG